A genomic window from Gossypium hirsutum isolate 1008001.06 chromosome D12, Gossypium_hirsutum_v2.1, whole genome shotgun sequence includes:
- the LOC121224204 gene encoding uncharacterized protein yields MAVYCNSAPFSCKAWRNRDPTPLSALLPTRLFSLLQPPFSFHPDRLKLSTCRWDKVASAVVSEESAVGSSSSGTDVFNLTYLEGNSWLWDISGVRVLVDPILVGNLDFGIPWLYDAAKKFLKNFELTDLPQVDCLLITQSLDDHCHLKTLKPLSEMSPNLRVIATPNAKSLLDPLFRNVTYLEPGQESEVEAANGSKVRIQATAGPVLGPPWQRPENGYLVISPQGQLTLYYEPHCVYNKDFLEKEHADIVITPVIKQLLPNFTLVSGQEDAVQLAKLLHAKFIVPMKNGDLDSKGFLASIVQGEGTIESFKELLSKELPDAKTLEPTPGEPLQIPPP; encoded by the exons ATGGCAGTTTATTGCAATTCCGCTCCCTTTTCTTGCAAAGCCTGGAGAAACAGAGACCCCACACCCTTGTCCGCACTCTTACCCACCCGTCTCTTCTCACTGCTTCAACCTCCATTTAGCTTTCATCCAGATAGATTAAAGCTCTCAACTTGCAG GTGGGATAAGGTGGCTTCTGCTGTTGTTTCTGAAGAAAGTGCAGTTGGGTCAAGCTCTTCTGGGACTGATGTATTCAACCTCACTTACCTAGAG GGGAATAGTTGGCTGTGGGATATAAGTGGGGTGAGAGTTTTGGTTGATCCAATATTGGTGGGTAACTTGGATTTTGGTATTCCATGGCTCTATGATGCTGCCAAGAAATTTTTGAAGAATTTCGag CTTACTGACCTTCCTCAAGTTGATTGCTTACTCATAACACAAAGTCTTGATGATCACTGCCATTTAAAAACCTTAAAACCGCTCTCCGAGATGTCCCCAAATCTCAGAGTCATTGCTACTCCAAATGCCAAGTCTTTGCTGGATCCTCTTTTCAGAAAT GTTACATATCTAGAACCTGGTCAGGAGTCGGAAGTTGAAGCAGCGAATGGTTCCAAAGTCAGAATTCAAGCTACTGCTGGGCCAGTTCTGGGTCCTCCATGGCAACGACCTGAGAATGG GTATCTAGTCATTTCTCCACAGGGCCAGTTGACTCTCTATTATGAGCCTCATTGCGTATACAATAAAGATTTTCTTGAGAAGGAGCATGCTGACATTGTTATCACCCCAGTGATCAAGCAGCTTCTTCCAAATTTTACGCTGGTTTCTGGACAAGAAGATGCAGTGCAATTAGCTAAACTGCTCCATGCCAA GTTCATTGTGCCAATGAAAAATGGAGATCTTGATAGCAAAGGATTTCTTGCCAGCATAGTCCAGGGTGAAGGAACAATTGAATCATTCAAG GAGCTTTTGTCGAAGGAATTACCGGATGCAAAGACTTTAGAGCCCACACCTGGTGAACCATTGCAAATTCCTCCCCCCTAA
- the LOC121224563 gene encoding serine/threonine-protein kinase STN7, chloroplastic-like, which produces LIKHPSPFLGTKFKLKLSSKASLSIPKTPGVLSLKAQLIDAVRDLFVGVGVGLPCTVIECGDIIYRSTLPKPDGLTLTVLGAILAVGALSYLWATLGVAPGFFDIFVLAFLERLFRPTFKKDDFVLGKKLGEGAFGVVYKVSFANKKPNSKKEGDLVVKKAIKYGTVEIWMNECVRRACANSCADFLYDFLEGSSKKGGEYWLVWRYARKHLLNLTTEKYPFIGTKYSFQHQ; this is translated from the exons CTAATAAAACACCCATCTCCATTTCTTGGCACCAAGTTCAAACTCAAGCTCTCTTCCAAAGCCAGCCTCTCAATTCCTAAAACGCCTGGAGTTTTGTCCTTGAAAGCTCAACTCATTGATGCAGTTCGTGATCTCTTTGTGGGAGTGGGGGTGGGGTTGCCATGCACCGTCATAGAGTGTGGTGATATCATATATAGAAGCACTTTGCCCAAGCCCGATGGGCTAACCCTAACCGTGCTGGGTGCTATTTTGGCTGTGGGTGCTCTGTCTTATCTCTGGGCCACTCTAGGTGTCGCTCCTGGGTTTTTCGACATTTTTGTTCTTGCTTTCCTTGAGAGGTTGTTTAGACCAACTTTCAAGAAG GATGATTTTGTTTTGGGAAAGAAGCTGGGCGAGGGTGCTTTTGGTGTCGTCTATAAAGTTTCATTTGCTAATAAGAAGCCTAATTCAAAG AAAGAGGGTGACTTGGTGGTGAAAAAAGCTATAAAATATGGTACAGTGGAGATCTGGATGAATGAGTGTGTTCGAAGAGCTTGTGCAAACAGTTGTGCTGATTTTCTATACGACTTTCTTGAG GGTTCCTCAAAGAAAGGAGGAGAATATTGGCTTGTATGGCGATATGCTAGGAAACACCTACTGAATTTGACCACAGAGAAATACCCCTTTATTGGAACTAAGTACAGCTTTCAACatcaataa